The proteins below are encoded in one region of Bacteroides uniformis:
- a CDS encoding DUF5119 domain-containing protein, which translates to MASNVGEMSGMKDARHMILWLFFGLLPMLGSCDFRDMLDDYPVSGVQIKLDWKGVTDKLPQTMRIIFYPKDTQGRKVESYLPAGGGEVKVPPGKYAVVAYNFNTESIQIRGDESYETIEAFTGHCTGLDVHENMVWSPDPLYVVALDEVEIGQSDVALPLDWKPEAVVDHYSFDIKVEGWDRISSIICHVDGLNGSYFIGNRACHLSEVPICVDTKRENGLLWGYFSSFVLLKDTKTRADSPMLLTLKIVKRDKTVQEVKVDITEVIETAPPSGGGEEEPDVGVPGSEIHIEVPVPEDKVVVDDLEPGTDEGDGGIGGDVDDWDDETDVELPVN; encoded by the coding sequence ATGGCTTCTAACGTCGGGGAGATGAGTGGTATGAAAGATGCACGGCATATGATTCTCTGGCTGTTCTTCGGACTGTTGCCAATGCTGGGAAGCTGTGACTTCCGCGATATGCTGGATGATTATCCCGTTAGCGGAGTACAGATTAAACTGGATTGGAAAGGGGTGACGGATAAGCTGCCGCAGACCATGCGGATTATCTTCTATCCGAAAGATACTCAGGGGAGAAAGGTTGAAAGTTATCTGCCTGCCGGAGGGGGTGAGGTGAAGGTACCGCCGGGGAAGTATGCGGTGGTGGCCTATAACTTCAATACGGAGAGTATACAGATACGGGGCGACGAGAGTTATGAGACGATTGAGGCTTTTACGGGACACTGTACGGGGCTGGATGTACACGAAAATATGGTTTGGTCGCCCGACCCTTTGTATGTGGTGGCTTTGGACGAGGTGGAAATAGGGCAGAGTGATGTGGCGCTTCCGTTGGACTGGAAGCCGGAAGCGGTAGTGGACCATTATTCCTTTGATATAAAGGTGGAAGGATGGGATAGAATATCGAGCATCATCTGCCATGTGGACGGCTTGAACGGAAGTTACTTTATAGGCAACCGTGCTTGCCATTTGAGCGAGGTACCTATATGTGTGGATACAAAGCGTGAAAACGGGCTTTTATGGGGGTATTTCTCCAGTTTTGTATTACTGAAAGATACCAAGACCCGTGCGGATAGTCCTATGTTGCTGACACTGAAGATTGTGAAACGAGATAAAACGGTTCAAGAGGTGAAGGTAGACATCACGGAAGTGATTGAAACAGCTCCTCCCTCGGGAGGAGGCGAAGAAGAACCTGATGTGGGCGTTCCTGGGTCGGAAATCCATATCGAAGTTCCCGTACCGGAGGACAAGGTTGTGGTGGATGATTTGGAACCGGGAACCGATGAAGGAGATGGAGGGATTGGTGGCGATGTGGACGATTGGGATGATGAGACGGATGTGGAGCTACCA
- a CDS encoding glycerophosphodiester phosphodiesterase, with product MKKPVLALLSIILLTAGCSQRPAATTKIPLTSAHRGAATIAPENTMASVDSCIKYGVGNIECDVCISKDSVFYVLHDSTLDRTTNGTGAISQWLSTDIDTLDAGSWFAPRFAGQRVLRLTDLLRKAKEHGLRITIDYRNGGLHQLLNLIKDEGMLENCNFTFSKEYHAKCFRKMAPEVRTLQAYIKSEKDIEHVVKELHPDIAVVWIDSLTPQFVKKCREHNLQVLALVLGLDDKTEENQKAVDLGVDIIATDHPEKFIMKYGKPSM from the coding sequence ATGAAAAAACCGGTACTCGCATTGCTTTCCATAATCCTACTTACCGCAGGATGTTCCCAACGGCCTGCCGCCACCACCAAGATACCCCTGACCAGCGCACACCGTGGTGCCGCCACCATCGCTCCCGAAAACACAATGGCATCCGTAGATTCGTGCATCAAATACGGTGTAGGCAATATAGAATGCGATGTCTGCATCAGTAAGGACAGTGTCTTCTACGTACTGCACGATTCCACCCTCGACCGTACCACCAACGGTACCGGCGCCATCTCCCAATGGCTGTCCACCGACATCGACACACTGGATGCCGGCTCTTGGTTTGCGCCCCGATTTGCCGGACAACGGGTACTACGCCTTACCGACCTGCTACGCAAGGCCAAAGAGCACGGTTTAAGAATCACCATCGACTACCGCAACGGCGGTCTGCACCAATTACTGAACTTGATAAAGGACGAAGGCATGCTGGAAAACTGCAACTTCACCTTCAGCAAGGAGTATCATGCCAAATGCTTCAGAAAGATGGCACCCGAGGTAAGAACCCTGCAAGCCTACATCAAAAGTGAAAAGGACATAGAGCATGTCGTAAAGGAACTGCATCCCGACATCGCTGTCGTCTGGATTGACTCCCTTACCCCGCAATTCGTAAAGAAATGCCGTGAGCACAACCTGCAGGTACTGGCACTCGTCCTGGGGCTGGACGACAAGACGGAAGAGAACCAGAAGGCAGTCGACCTGGGGGTAGACATCATAGCGACGGACCACCCGGAAAAGTTCATCATGAAATACGGGAAACCGTCCATGTAA
- the dprA gene encoding DNA-processing protein DprA, translating to MNSDERICSIALTLCPGIGHIGAKRLIEGMGSAAEVFSRRKELPEIMPGVNPGVVTALDCPAAFLRAEQEMEFVEKNRLSCLTLKDEAYPSRLRECEDAPIVLFFKGNTDFNRLHVIDMVGTRRATDYGKQFCADFLRDLAVLCPDVLVVSGLAYGIDIHAHQAALANHLPTVAVLAHGLDRIYPYVHRKTAIDMLAQGGLLTEFLTGTNPDKHNFVSRNRIVAGMSDATIVVESAAKGGSLITAELAEGYHRDCFAVPGRVTDESSIGCNRLIRDNKAALIQSAEEFVQIMGWAVAEQPARTEGIQRNLFPELTEEEELVVRILMRQGDLHINAMVVEADIPVNRMSALLFELEMKGVVKAMVGGVYHLLT from the coding sequence ATGAACAGTGACGAACGGATTTGCAGCATAGCTCTCACACTTTGCCCCGGTATAGGACATATCGGGGCAAAGCGTTTAATAGAGGGTATGGGCAGTGCTGCCGAAGTATTCAGTCGGCGGAAGGAGCTCCCCGAAATCATGCCCGGTGTGAATCCGGGGGTAGTGACGGCTCTTGATTGTCCCGCTGCCTTTCTGCGTGCCGAGCAGGAGATGGAGTTTGTAGAGAAGAATCGTCTTTCCTGCCTGACGTTGAAGGATGAGGCTTACCCTTCCCGCTTGCGCGAATGTGAGGATGCGCCGATTGTACTTTTCTTTAAAGGAAACACCGATTTCAACCGCCTGCATGTCATCGATATGGTAGGTACACGCCGTGCCACCGATTACGGCAAGCAATTCTGTGCCGACTTCCTGCGCGATTTGGCCGTTCTTTGTCCCGATGTGCTGGTAGTAAGCGGACTGGCTTACGGGATAGATATCCATGCCCATCAGGCCGCTTTGGCAAATCATCTCCCTACCGTTGCTGTCCTTGCTCACGGACTGGACCGCATCTATCCGTATGTACACCGGAAAACAGCCATCGACATGCTGGCACAAGGCGGACTGTTGACCGAATTCCTTACCGGGACGAATCCGGACAAGCATAATTTCGTCAGCCGCAACCGTATTGTGGCGGGTATGAGTGATGCTACCATTGTGGTGGAGTCTGCCGCAAAGGGAGGTTCCCTTATCACTGCAGAGTTGGCGGAGGGATACCATCGTGACTGCTTTGCCGTTCCGGGGCGTGTTACGGACGAATCTTCCATCGGTTGTAACCGGTTGATACGCGACAACAAGGCCGCCCTTATCCAGAGTGCGGAAGAGTTTGTGCAGATTATGGGCTGGGCCGTAGCGGAGCAGCCTGCCCGGACAGAAGGTATCCAGCGTAATCTCTTCCCGGAACTGACGGAAGAGGAGGAGCTCGTTGTGCGTATTCTTATGCGGCAGGGAGACCTCCATATCAATGCGATGGTGGTGGAAGCGGACATACCCGTCAACCGGATGAGTGCCTTGCTTTTTGAGTTGGAGATGAAGGGAGTGGTCAAGGCAATGGTGGGCGGTGTCTATCACTTGCTGACTTGA
- a CDS encoding acyl-CoA thioesterase, whose product MNYIYELPMKVRDYECDLQGIVNNANYQHYLEHTRHEFLLSAGVSFAGLHEQGVDPVVARINMAFKTPLRSGDEFVSKLYMKKEGIKYVFYQDIFRASDGKVCLKGIVETVCVVNGRLSDSELFDRLFAPYLNPCESV is encoded by the coding sequence ATGAATTATATCTATGAACTTCCCATGAAGGTGCGCGACTATGAATGCGACCTGCAAGGCATCGTCAATAATGCCAATTATCAGCATTATCTGGAGCATACGCGCCATGAGTTTCTGTTGAGTGCCGGCGTCAGCTTTGCCGGACTGCACGAGCAGGGGGTAGACCCGGTAGTGGCACGTATCAATATGGCTTTCAAGACTCCCCTGAGGAGTGGTGACGAGTTTGTCTCCAAACTCTACATGAAGAAGGAGGGTATCAAGTACGTCTTTTACCAAGATATCTTCCGTGCTTCCGACGGCAAAGTCTGTCTCAAAGGCATAGTTGAAACCGTATGTGTGGTGAACGGACGGTTAAGCGATAGCGAACTGTTCGACCGTCTCTTTGCCCCTTATCTCAATCCGTGTGAATCTGTGTAA
- a CDS encoding peptidase U32 family protein, with protein sequence MMKHSISDFEIMAPVGSRESLAAAIQAGADSIYFGIENLNMRARSANTFTIDDLREIARTCDEHGMKSYLTVNTIIYDHDIPLMRTIVDAAKAAGISAVIAADVAVMSYARQIGQEVHLSTQLNISNVEALRFYAQFADVVVLARELNLEQVAEIYRHIREENICGPSGEQIRIEMFCHGALCMAVSGKCYLSLHEMNHSANRGACMQVCRRSYTVRDKETDVELEVDNQYIMSPKDLKTIHFMNKMLDAGVRVFKIEGRARGPEYVRTVVECYKEAIRSYLDDTFTDEKIARWDERLKTVFNRGFWDGYYLGQRLGEWTKNYGSAATERKIYVGKGIRYFSNIGVAEFLVEAAEVSVGDKLLITGPTTGAEFVTLDEARVDLKPVQTVKKGQHFSMKSVKIRPSDKLYKLVSVEELKKFKGLDVEKQRG encoded by the coding sequence ATGATGAAACACTCAATCAGTGACTTCGAAATCATGGCACCGGTAGGCTCGCGCGAATCTCTCGCAGCAGCCATACAAGCAGGTGCCGACTCCATCTATTTCGGTATCGAGAACCTGAACATGCGTGCCCGTTCGGCAAATACCTTCACTATCGACGATTTGCGGGAAATAGCCCGGACGTGCGACGAACATGGCATGAAGAGCTACCTCACCGTCAATACCATTATATACGACCATGACATTCCGCTGATGCGTACCATTGTAGATGCGGCAAAGGCGGCAGGCATCTCGGCAGTCATTGCCGCTGATGTGGCAGTGATGAGCTATGCCCGGCAGATAGGGCAGGAGGTACACCTCAGCACACAGCTCAACATCAGCAACGTGGAAGCCCTGCGCTTCTATGCGCAGTTTGCCGATGTGGTGGTGCTGGCGCGTGAGCTGAATTTGGAGCAGGTGGCAGAAATCTACCGACATATCCGTGAGGAGAATATCTGCGGTCCCAGTGGAGAGCAGATACGTATAGAGATGTTCTGCCACGGTGCGCTTTGCATGGCAGTCAGCGGAAAGTGTTATCTCTCATTGCATGAAATGAACCACTCCGCCAACCGCGGTGCCTGCATGCAGGTATGCCGCCGTAGTTATACGGTGCGCGACAAGGAGACGGATGTGGAATTGGAGGTGGACAACCAATACATCATGTCCCCCAAAGACTTAAAAACTATCCACTTCATGAACAAGATGCTGGATGCAGGTGTTCGTGTTTTCAAAATAGAAGGACGTGCCCGCGGACCCGAGTACGTGCGCACGGTAGTGGAGTGTTACAAAGAAGCCATCCGTTCCTATCTGGACGATACATTCACCGATGAGAAAATTGCCCGGTGGGACGAACGTTTGAAGACGGTCTTCAATCGTGGTTTCTGGGACGGCTACTACCTGGGACAACGCTTGGGCGAATGGACCAAGAACTACGGCTCTGCCGCTACGGAACGTAAAATCTATGTGGGTAAGGGCATCCGCTACTTCTCAAACATCGGTGTGGCAGAGTTCCTGGTAGAAGCAGCCGAAGTGAGCGTAGGCGACAAGTTGCTGATTACGGGTCCCACAACGGGTGCCGAATTCGTCACTTTGGACGAGGCACGCGTCGATTTGAAACCCGTGCAGACTGTAAAGAAAGGCCAGCATTTCTCGATGAAATCGGTGAAAATACGTCCCAGTGACAAACTCTACAAGCTGGTCAGCGTAGAGGAACTGAAGAAGTTCAAAGGCTTGGATGTGGAGAAACAACGTGGCTAA
- the dusB gene encoding tRNA dihydrouridine synthase DusB: protein MKIKDIDLGPRPVFLAPMEDVTDPAFRLMCKHFGADMVYTEFVSADALIRSVGKTQQKLNISDEERPVAIQIYGRDTATMVEAARIVEQAHPDTLDINFGCPVKRVAGKGAGAGMLQNIPLMLEITRAVVDAVKIPVTVKTRLGWDANSKIIVDLAEQLQDCGIAALTIHGRTRAQMYTGEADWTLIGEVKKNPRMHIPIIGNGDITTPQRAKECFDLYGVDAIMIGRASFGRPWFFKEVKHYLETGEELPPPSSEWRLNVLRQEVEDSVNLLDERRGILHVRRHLAASPLFKGIPNFRDTRIAMLRAETKEELYRIFEEIEPLLP from the coding sequence ATGAAGATTAAAGATATAGACCTGGGCCCACGCCCCGTATTCCTCGCCCCGATGGAGGACGTCACCGACCCTGCTTTCCGCCTGATGTGCAAGCACTTCGGAGCAGACATGGTATATACCGAGTTCGTTTCTGCCGATGCCTTGATACGCTCCGTAGGCAAGACCCAGCAGAAACTGAACATCAGCGATGAAGAGCGGCCCGTAGCCATACAGATATACGGACGGGACACCGCCACCATGGTAGAAGCCGCCCGCATTGTGGAGCAGGCACATCCGGACACGCTGGACATCAACTTCGGCTGCCCCGTGAAGCGCGTTGCCGGCAAGGGTGCCGGTGCCGGTATGCTACAGAACATTCCGCTGATGCTGGAAATCACCCGTGCCGTGGTAGATGCCGTGAAGATTCCCGTCACCGTGAAGACCCGCCTGGGCTGGGATGCCAACAGTAAAATCATCGTAGACCTTGCCGAGCAGTTGCAGGACTGCGGCATTGCCGCCCTCACCATCCACGGCCGTACCCGCGCCCAGATGTATACCGGCGAGGCGGACTGGACACTTATCGGCGAGGTGAAAAAGAACCCACGCATGCACATTCCCATCATCGGCAACGGTGATATCACCACTCCCCAACGGGCCAAAGAATGCTTCGACCTCTACGGTGTGGACGCCATCATGATAGGCCGTGCCAGCTTCGGCCGCCCGTGGTTCTTTAAGGAAGTGAAGCATTATTTGGAGACGGGCGAAGAACTCCCTCCGCCGAGTTCCGAATGGCGGCTGAACGTACTCCGCCAGGAAGTGGAAGACAGCGTCAACCTGCTGGATGAACGACGGGGCATACTGCACGTGCGCCGCCACCTGGCAGCAAGCCCGCTCTTCAAAGGGATTCCCAATTTCCGCGACACCCGGATAGCCATGCTGCGGGCAGAGACGAAGGAGGAACTGTACCGCATCTTCGAAGAGATAGAACCGTTGCTGCCATAG
- a CDS encoding phosphatase PAP2 family protein translates to MALDLFKRVETRKGLFAVEKITLIYNLLTSILILFLFQEMDHPVQMLADRVVIAGMTFLLMYLYRLAPCKFSAFVRIAIQMSLLSYWYPDTFEFNRIFPNLDHVFASVEQWMFGGQPAVWFCERFPQMWVSEPFNMGYFFYYPMILLVVVWYFLYRFDLFEKVSFVIVTAFFIYYLIYIFVPVAGPQFYFPAIGSDHVAQGIFPSIGDYFHHHQELLPGPGYEHGFFYNLVESSQQVGERPTAAFPSSHVGMSTVLMIMAWRGSKRLFACLFPFYLLLCGATVYIQAHYLIDSIVGFVSAFGIYILATWMFKRWFAQPMFR, encoded by the coding sequence ATGGCTTTAGATTTATTTAAAAGGGTAGAAACCCGTAAGGGGCTTTTTGCGGTAGAGAAGATTACGCTGATATACAATTTGCTGACTTCCATTCTCATTCTGTTTCTTTTTCAGGAAATGGATCATCCGGTGCAGATGCTTGCAGACCGTGTTGTCATTGCGGGTATGACGTTCCTGTTGATGTATCTTTACCGGCTGGCACCCTGCAAGTTCTCTGCCTTTGTGCGCATAGCCATCCAGATGTCACTGCTTTCCTATTGGTATCCCGACACCTTTGAGTTCAACCGGATATTCCCCAATCTCGACCACGTGTTCGCGTCGGTGGAGCAGTGGATGTTTGGTGGACAGCCTGCTGTGTGGTTCTGTGAAAGGTTTCCGCAGATGTGGGTGAGCGAGCCGTTCAATATGGGATACTTCTTCTATTATCCGATGATTCTGCTGGTGGTGGTGTGGTATTTCCTTTATCGTTTCGACCTTTTCGAGAAGGTTTCGTTCGTCATCGTCACCGCTTTCTTCATCTATTACCTTATTTATATTTTCGTCCCCGTTGCCGGGCCGCAGTTCTACTTCCCCGCCATTGGAAGCGACCATGTGGCGCAAGGTATCTTCCCGTCCATCGGTGACTATTTCCATCACCATCAGGAACTTCTTCCCGGTCCGGGCTATGAGCACGGCTTCTTCTACAACCTGGTGGAGAGTTCCCAGCAGGTGGGTGAGCGCCCCACGGCTGCTTTTCCCAGTTCGCACGTCGGAATGTCTACGGTACTGATGATTATGGCATGGCGTGGCAGCAAGCGTCTGTTTGCCTGCTTGTTTCCTTTCTATCTGCTGTTGTGCGGGGCTACGGTCTATATCCAGGCACATTACCTGATAGACTCTATCGTGGGTTTCGTATCGGCTTTCGGCATTTATATCCTGGCCACGTGGATGTTCAAGCGATGGTTTGCGCAGCCGATGTTCCGCTAG
- a CDS encoding NAD-dependent epimerase/dehydratase family protein, producing MESILITGASGFIGSFIVEEALKRKFGVWAGVRSSSSREYLRDRKIHFLELDFAHPNELRAQLSGHKGTYNKFDYIVHCAGVTKCVDKNEFDLVNYLQTKYFIDTLRELNMIPKQFIFISTLSVFGPVRERTYDPIMESDPPSPNTAYGLSKLKTELYLQSIPGFPYVIYRPTGVYGPREKDYYLMAKSIRQHTDFSVGFCRQDLTFVYVKDIVQAVFLGIEKQVSRRAYFLADGKVYSSRAFSDLIRKELGNPFVIRLRCPLIVLKVVSLLAEFWAKRQNKTSTLNSDKYRIMKQRNWQCDITPAVEELGFSPEYDLERGVKETIAWYKDKGWL from the coding sequence GTGGAATCGATTTTAATTACAGGAGCAAGCGGATTTATCGGAAGTTTCATCGTGGAGGAGGCGTTGAAGCGCAAGTTCGGTGTGTGGGCGGGTGTACGTTCGTCCAGCAGCCGCGAGTATCTGCGTGACCGCAAGATACATTTCCTCGAACTGGACTTTGCGCACCCCAATGAACTGAGGGCACAACTCTCGGGACATAAAGGGACCTACAATAAGTTTGATTATATTGTCCATTGTGCCGGTGTGACGAAGTGTGTGGACAAGAACGAATTCGATTTGGTGAATTATCTGCAGACCAAATACTTCATCGATACGCTGAGGGAGCTGAACATGATTCCCAAGCAGTTTATCTTCATCAGTACGCTGAGTGTGTTCGGCCCGGTACGCGAGAGGACCTACGACCCGATTATGGAGAGTGACCCCCCTTCACCCAATACCGCTTACGGACTCAGTAAACTGAAAACAGAACTTTATTTGCAGAGTATTCCGGGTTTCCCCTACGTCATCTACCGGCCGACGGGTGTATACGGGCCGCGTGAGAAGGATTATTATCTTATGGCAAAGTCCATCCGGCAGCATACGGACTTTTCTGTAGGCTTCTGCCGCCAGGACTTGACGTTTGTATATGTAAAGGATATCGTGCAGGCCGTCTTCCTCGGGATAGAGAAGCAGGTGTCCCGCCGCGCCTATTTCCTGGCTGACGGGAAGGTGTATAGCAGCCGTGCTTTTTCCGATTTGATAAGGAAAGAATTGGGCAATCCGTTTGTTATTCGCCTGAGATGTCCGTTAATTGTATTGAAAGTCGTATCTTTGCTCGCTGAATTTTGGGCGAAGCGGCAGAACAAGACCAGTACGCTCAATTCGGACAAGTATAGAATAATGAAACAACGCAACTGGCAGTGTGACATCACGCCGGCCGTCGAGGAACTGGGCTTCAGTCCTGAGTACGACCTGGAACGGGGTGTAAAGGAAACCATTGCCTGGTATAAGGATAAGGGATGGCTTTAG
- a CDS encoding cation diffusion facilitator family transporter yields the protein MEMQTLNKKADATREKDIYRVTVVGSVVNFLLLVFKFFAGIVGHSAAMLADAVHSLSDFITDIIVIVFVRISAKPEDEGHDYGHGKYETLATAIIGIFLLFVGFGIFWNGASSIYRFLQGGSLQEPGILALVAALVSIVFKEVLYQYTVFKGRKLNSQAVVANAWHHRSDAFSSIGTAAGIGGAILLGDHWRVLDPVAAVIVSFFIMKVAVQLLIPCVDELLEKSLPAEVEDEILKTILSFPGISSPHHLRTRRIGSYCAIEVHVRMDGSISLEEAHETATAVENKLKRQFGKGTLVSIHVEPVKKSNEATE from the coding sequence ATGGAAATGCAAACTCTGAACAAAAAAGCAGATGCCACACGGGAAAAAGACATTTACCGGGTGACGGTTGTGGGAAGTGTGGTAAACTTTCTCTTGCTTGTCTTCAAATTCTTTGCAGGTATTGTAGGTCACAGTGCCGCCATGCTGGCGGATGCGGTACATTCTTTGTCGGATTTCATTACAGATATTATTGTCATTGTTTTTGTGCGCATTTCGGCAAAGCCCGAAGATGAAGGACACGATTACGGTCATGGCAAGTACGAGACGCTGGCAACTGCCATTATCGGTATTTTTCTGTTGTTTGTGGGATTCGGCATTTTCTGGAACGGGGCTTCCTCCATTTACCGCTTCCTGCAAGGCGGCTCTCTGCAGGAACCCGGTATACTGGCACTGGTGGCTGCATTGGTATCCATCGTTTTCAAGGAAGTGCTTTATCAATATACCGTATTCAAGGGCAGGAAGTTGAATTCGCAGGCGGTTGTTGCCAATGCCTGGCATCACCGGAGTGACGCGTTTTCGTCCATAGGCACGGCAGCGGGTATAGGTGGCGCCATTCTTTTGGGTGACCATTGGCGGGTGCTGGACCCGGTGGCAGCGGTTATTGTCAGCTTTTTCATTATGAAGGTGGCTGTGCAGTTGTTGATACCGTGTGTGGACGAACTGTTGGAGAAATCATTGCCTGCCGAGGTGGAGGATGAGATACTGAAGACGATTCTCTCTTTTCCCGGTATCAGCTCGCCGCATCACCTTCGTACGCGCCGCATCGGCAGTTATTGTGCCATTGAGGTGCATGTGCGTATGGATGGCAGCATCTCGCTGGAGGAAGCTCACGAGACGGCAACGGCGGTGGAGAACAAGCTGAAAAGGCAGTTCGGCAAAGGAACACTGGTCAGCATCCATGTGGAGCCGGTGAAGAAGAGTAACGAGGCGACAGAGTAA
- the rnr gene encoding ribonuclease R, with product MAKKKEKKAGKRMKKKELVKVLLEFFHTKQDEVLSLKYIFEQLHLTTHPLKMLCMDILSELSMDDYITEVDKHKYKLNNHGVEMTGTFQRKSNGKNSFIPEGGGEPIFVAERNSAHAMNNDKVRIAFYAKRRGREAEGEVIEILERANDTFVGTLEVAKSYAFLVTENRTLANDIFIPKEKLKGGKTGDKAIVKVVEWPDKAKNPIGQVIDILGRAGDNTTEMHAILAEFGLPYVYPAAVEKAADKIPAEISAEEIARREDFRGVTTFTIDPKDAKDFDDALSIRKLKGGLWEVGVHIADVTHYVKEGGIIDKEAEKRATSVYLVDRTIPMLPERLCNFICSLRPDEEKLAYSVIFEMTEKGEVKNSRVVHTVIKSDRRFTYEEAQEIIETGKGDFQEEVLQLDKLAKILRENRFKAGAINFDRYEVKFEIDEKGKPVSVYFKESKDANKLIEEFMLLANRTVAEKIGRVPKGKKAKVLPYRIHDLPDPEKLDNLAQFIARFGYKLRTSGTKTDISKSINHLLDDIQGKKEENLIETVSIRAMQKARYSVHNVGHYGLAFDYYTHFTSPIRRYPDMMVHRLLTKYLDQGGRTVSEQKYEALCEHSSSMEQIASNAERASIKYKQVEFMTERLGQTFDGVISGVTEWGLYVELNENKCEGMIPIRDLDDDYYEFDEKNYCLRGRRKNKIYSLGDAITIKVARANLEKKQLDFALV from the coding sequence ATGGCCAAAAAGAAAGAAAAGAAAGCCGGCAAACGCATGAAGAAGAAAGAGCTCGTCAAAGTACTGCTGGAATTCTTCCACACAAAGCAAGACGAAGTATTATCCCTGAAATACATCTTTGAACAACTCCACCTCACCACACATCCGCTGAAGATGCTGTGCATGGACATCTTGTCCGAACTGTCGATGGACGACTACATCACAGAAGTGGACAAGCACAAATACAAGCTGAACAACCACGGCGTGGAAATGACCGGAACCTTCCAGCGCAAGAGCAACGGCAAGAATTCCTTTATACCGGAAGGTGGAGGCGAACCGATATTCGTGGCCGAACGCAACTCGGCACACGCCATGAACAATGATAAAGTGCGTATCGCCTTCTATGCCAAGCGTCGCGGACGCGAAGCCGAAGGAGAAGTCATCGAGATACTGGAACGTGCCAACGACACCTTCGTGGGTACCCTGGAAGTTGCCAAGTCATACGCTTTCCTTGTAACGGAAAACCGTACGCTTGCCAACGACATCTTCATCCCCAAAGAAAAGTTGAAAGGCGGCAAGACGGGCGACAAAGCCATCGTAAAGGTGGTGGAATGGCCCGACAAAGCCAAGAACCCCATCGGCCAGGTAATCGACATCCTGGGGCGCGCAGGAGACAATACCACCGAGATGCACGCCATCCTGGCGGAATTCGGCCTGCCCTATGTCTACCCCGCTGCCGTAGAGAAAGCTGCCGACAAGATACCCGCCGAAATCTCCGCCGAGGAAATAGCCCGACGTGAGGACTTCCGGGGTGTGACCACCTTCACCATCGACCCCAAGGATGCCAAGGACTTCGACGACGCCCTCTCCATCCGCAAACTGAAAGGGGGACTTTGGGAAGTAGGCGTACACATTGCCGACGTGACCCACTACGTGAAAGAGGGCGGCATCATAGACAAGGAAGCCGAGAAGCGTGCCACATCCGTCTACCTCGTAGACCGCACCATCCCAATGCTCCCCGAACGGTTGTGTAATTTCATCTGTTCACTCCGCCCCGACGAAGAGAAGCTTGCCTACTCCGTCATCTTTGAAATGACGGAAAAAGGCGAAGTGAAGAACTCACGCGTGGTACATACCGTCATCAAGAGCGACCGCCGCTTCACCTACGAAGAAGCCCAGGAGATTATAGAAACCGGCAAAGGAGACTTCCAGGAAGAGGTGCTCCAACTGGATAAGCTTGCCAAAATACTGCGTGAGAACCGCTTTAAGGCAGGAGCCATCAACTTCGACCGCTACGAAGTGAAGTTCGAAATTGACGAGAAGGGCAAACCCGTCAGCGTCTACTTCAAGGAGTCGAAAGATGCCAACAAGCTGATAGAGGAGTTCATGCTGCTTGCCAACCGCACCGTAGCCGAAAAGATAGGCCGCGTGCCCAAAGGCAAGAAAGCCAAAGTGTTGCCATACCGTATTCACGACCTCCCCGACCCGGAGAAGCTGGACAACCTGGCACAGTTCATCGCCCGTTTCGGCTACAAGCTGCGTACCAGCGGTACAAAGACCGACATCTCCAAGTCCATCAACCACCTGCTGGACGACATCCAGGGCAAGAAGGAGGAGAACTTGATTGAAACCGTCTCCATCCGCGCCATGCAGAAGGCACGCTACTCCGTGCATAACGTGGGGCACTATGGTTTGGCTTTCGATTACTATACCCATTTCACCTCGCCCATCCGCCGCTATCCGGATATGATGGTACACCGTCTGCTCACCAAGTACTTGGACCAGGGAGGCCGCACCGTGTCCGAACAGAAATACGAAGCCCTCTGCGAACACAGCAGCAGCATGGAGCAGATAGCCTCCAACGCGGAACGCGCCTCCATCAAGTACAAGCAAGTAGAATTCATGACCGAACGCCTGGGACAGACCTTCGACGGCGTCATCTCCGGCGTAACGGAATGGGGACTCTACGTGGAGCTGAATGAGAACAAGTGCGAAGGCATGATTCCCATCCGCGACCTCGACGATGACTATTACGAATTCGATGAAAAGAACTACTGCCTGCGCGGACGCCGCAAAAATAAAATTTATAGTCTGGGAGATGCCATTACCATTAAGGTGGCACGCGCTAACTTGGAAAAGAAGCAGCTGGACTTTGCACTGGTGTAA